Proteins co-encoded in one Acidobacteriota bacterium genomic window:
- a CDS encoding glycosyltransferase family 2 protein has product MDGPLTALWGVAGVAAAWFTLPGSVELLTLSLAALLPSRRRAGPSTAPASWRVAVVVPAHNEEGGIANCVQSLRRAVDGSVDADIYVIADNCTDATASAASRAGARVLTRTNERQRGKGYALHFAFQSLEPLGYDCVLIVDADTEVAPNFIQATAGAMRDGAEAVQARYLVSNPEESTRTRLMGLALRAFNVVRPLGRENLGLSAGILGNGFGLRNETLRAVPYLAASVVEDLEYHLSLVRSGRRVRFINETTVFGEMPVRGKGVEVQRSRWEGGRLRMLLEKSPGLALSVLRGRFSMLEPLLELLLLPLAFHVALLAVAISAPVPAARYIGLAGAAIVLLHLFAAIVVGGGSWKDLGTLAAAPFYVLWKIMLIPSLLKNARSENAWVRTHRNTELTDENEKRSPDNVQ; this is encoded by the coding sequence ATCGACGGACCGCTCACAGCGCTTTGGGGAGTTGCGGGAGTTGCAGCGGCATGGTTTACGCTGCCGGGCTCCGTCGAACTACTCACGCTAAGCCTTGCTGCGCTGCTGCCATCTCGACGACGAGCGGGTCCCTCTACGGCACCGGCATCGTGGCGGGTCGCAGTTGTAGTTCCAGCTCACAATGAAGAAGGTGGCATCGCCAATTGCGTTCAAAGTCTCCGGCGGGCAGTTGATGGAAGCGTCGATGCCGACATCTATGTCATCGCAGACAATTGCACCGATGCCACGGCATCTGCCGCTTCGCGGGCAGGCGCCAGGGTACTGACGCGAACAAATGAACGGCAACGTGGCAAAGGTTATGCGCTCCACTTCGCCTTTCAGTCCCTGGAACCGCTGGGCTATGACTGCGTTTTGATCGTGGATGCCGATACGGAGGTTGCACCGAACTTCATTCAGGCGACGGCAGGCGCCATGCGCGACGGCGCTGAAGCGGTGCAGGCCCGATACCTGGTTAGCAATCCTGAAGAGAGTACACGAACACGGCTGATGGGTCTGGCACTCAGGGCCTTCAACGTGGTTCGTCCGCTGGGAAGGGAGAACCTTGGCCTTTCCGCGGGGATTCTTGGCAACGGCTTTGGCCTCCGGAACGAAACGCTCAGGGCAGTTCCCTATCTGGCCGCCTCGGTTGTGGAAGACCTGGAATATCACCTGTCGCTCGTGCGGTCGGGCCGACGAGTCAGGTTCATCAACGAGACGACAGTTTTTGGCGAGATGCCGGTTCGGGGAAAGGGCGTTGAGGTACAGCGGTCGCGATGGGAGGGCGGCCGGCTCAGGATGCTGCTCGAAAAGAGTCCGGGGCTGGCACTCAGCGTGCTTCGTGGACGCTTCTCGATGCTTGAGCCGCTTCTGGAGCTGCTTCTGCTCCCATTAGCATTCCATGTCGCCCTGTTAGCCGTGGCCATTTCGGCGCCTGTTCCTGCAGCACGCTACATCGGCCTTGCTGGAGCAGCGATCGTATTGCTCCATCTGTTTGCGGCAATCGTAGTTGGCGGCGGAAGCTGGAAAGACCTCGGGACGCTGGCGGCCGCACCCTTTTATGTTCTGTGGAAGATCATGCTGATCCCGTCGCTGCTCAAAAATGCCCGCTCGGAGAATGCGTGGGTCCGAACTCATCGAAATACCGAGCTAACAGACGAGAATGAAAAGCGCTCGCCTGACAATGTTCAATAA
- a CDS encoding STAS domain-containing protein, giving the protein MQVLSSEKEGVLVGKIDAKALDASNARAFKDAIKPMLTQGARLVLDLSKVEFIDSSGLGALVSCLRQAHADGGEIKLSGLSKPARALFELVRMHRVFEVFNNSEEAVTSYIA; this is encoded by the coding sequence ATGCAGGTTTTGAGTTCTGAAAAAGAGGGCGTCCTGGTTGGGAAGATCGATGCGAAGGCCCTCGACGCAAGCAATGCGCGCGCATTTAAAGACGCCATCAAACCGATGCTGACCCAGGGAGCTCGGTTGGTGCTGGATCTCTCCAAAGTGGAGTTCATCGACAGCAGCGGCCTTGGCGCGCTGGTTTCCTGCCTTCGGCAAGCGCACGCCGACGGCGGCGAGATCAAGCTGTCTGGGCTAAGCAAACCGGCCCGCGCATTATTTGAACTCGTGCGGATGCACAGGGTGTTTGAAGTTTTCAATAATTCAGAAGAGGCCGTCACCTCATATATCGCATGA
- a CDS encoding WecB/TagA/CpsF family glycosyltransferase has protein sequence MGSADVFGMHFSRITTEELCLRIAREPLPAGKGPRLLFTANLDHIVNLRRNAEFREAYSNAYLVTADGTPVYLYARFRGSAVQERVTGSDLLFGLAQELPRCDCRCFFVPSSEKTAELLVKLFAGRGLDEKAIETVVPPFGFEKDPDYTQWLLQRIREHRTTHLFFGVGAPKSEIWANKHREELGNCYVLCAGAGLDMLAGLKQRAPQWVQRYGLEWFWRFCLEPRRLFLRYFVSSWRFLAAVIDDLRSRVIN, from the coding sequence GTGGGAAGCGCTGATGTATTCGGCATGCATTTCTCTCGGATAACAACCGAAGAACTGTGCCTCCGGATTGCCCGCGAACCCCTTCCTGCCGGCAAGGGGCCGCGACTGCTCTTTACAGCAAATCTGGATCATATCGTGAATCTCCGCCGCAATGCTGAGTTTCGCGAAGCTTACAGCAATGCCTATCTAGTAACTGCCGATGGAACGCCGGTTTATCTCTATGCGCGCTTTAGAGGGTCGGCTGTACAGGAACGTGTGACCGGGTCTGACCTTCTTTTCGGTCTCGCTCAGGAACTGCCACGATGTGACTGCCGCTGTTTTTTCGTTCCAAGCAGCGAAAAAACCGCGGAACTTCTTGTGAAATTGTTTGCCGGACGCGGTTTGGACGAAAAGGCCATCGAAACCGTTGTTCCCCCGTTTGGGTTCGAAAAAGATCCTGACTACACGCAATGGCTACTGCAAAGGATCCGAGAGCATCGCACGACACACCTTTTTTTCGGGGTTGGCGCGCCCAAATCTGAAATTTGGGCGAACAAGCATAGAGAAGAGTTAGGAAACTGCTATGTTCTCTGTGCTGGAGCTGGCCTGGATATGCTGGCCGGCCTCAAGCAAAGGGCCCCGCAGTGGGTGCAAAGATACGGTTTAGAGTGGTTCTGGCGGTTTTGTCTTGAACCGAGGAGACTTTTCCTCAGATACTTCGTCAGCTCGTGGAGGTTTCTGGCCGCCGTCATTGACGACTTACGATCCAGGGTCATCAATTAG
- a CDS encoding glycosyltransferase family 4 protein yields MTKSSSLRIGYLISKYPAVSHTFILREIAAIRQRAITIEVASINEAGDRNTLTQAERDEADSTFYVKRAGAVGALRSLATLGLRHPGRLFAGVGLAFKLGHMAPRRTLLCLFYLAEAAILAQWMKERSLTHLHVHFATQAATVALILKTIAPIDFSMMVHGPDEFYDVDSYFLEEKVVKARFAVCISYFAQSQMMKLSPGTAWEKFDIARLGVDCSHFVPRPFRTSPEAFEVLCVGRLVSTKGQRILIEAAEQLVRQGRSFQLRFVGDGPDRSELEHLVSGKGLAAQIRFEGPINQDRILAFYRQADIFALASFAEGIPVVLMEAMAMEIPCIATAINGIPELIRDGVDGLLVAPSDVDGLAAALARLMDEHGLRESLGKAGRQRVLESYEISASADRLRDVFEKRLGAH; encoded by the coding sequence ATGACGAAGTCATCGTCGCTGCGGATTGGATATTTGATCAGCAAGTATCCCGCCGTCTCCCACACGTTTATTCTTCGCGAAATTGCGGCGATACGACAACGAGCGATCACCATTGAAGTGGCTTCGATCAACGAGGCAGGTGATCGCAATACGCTGACCCAGGCCGAACGGGATGAAGCCGATTCCACTTTCTACGTAAAACGCGCAGGCGCAGTTGGTGCGCTGAGATCCCTCGCGACGTTGGGCCTACGGCATCCCGGCAGACTCTTTGCAGGGGTTGGTCTGGCGTTCAAACTTGGCCACATGGCCCCACGTCGTACGCTGCTTTGCCTGTTTTACCTTGCCGAAGCGGCGATTCTGGCTCAATGGATGAAGGAGCGTTCCCTCACCCACCTTCACGTTCATTTCGCCACTCAGGCGGCAACGGTTGCCCTCATTCTCAAGACAATTGCTCCGATCGATTTTTCGATGATGGTGCACGGACCTGATGAGTTTTACGACGTGGACAGCTACTTTCTTGAAGAAAAAGTCGTAAAAGCACGGTTTGCCGTCTGCATCAGCTACTTTGCGCAGAGCCAGATGATGAAGCTGTCTCCTGGAACCGCCTGGGAGAAGTTCGATATAGCGAGGCTGGGTGTCGATTGCTCTCACTTCGTCCCCCGGCCGTTTCGTACGTCGCCAGAGGCGTTCGAGGTGCTGTGCGTAGGCCGCCTGGTTTCGACCAAGGGCCAGCGCATATTGATCGAGGCCGCAGAGCAACTAGTCCGCCAGGGCAGGAGCTTTCAGTTGCGGTTTGTTGGTGACGGTCCGGACAGGAGCGAGCTGGAGCATCTTGTGAGTGGCAAAGGGCTGGCGGCACAGATTCGCTTTGAGGGGCCAATCAATCAGGACAGGATCCTGGCCTTCTACCGGCAGGCAGACATCTTTGCCCTTGCCAGTTTTGCGGAGGGGATTCCCGTCGTCCTGATGGAGGCAATGGCCATGGAGATTCCCTGCATTGCCACGGCGATCAATGGCATCCCGGAGCTTATACGCGACGGCGTTGATGGCTTGCTCGTTGCGCCCTCCGATGTGGATGGACTGGCAGCGGCGTTGGCGCGTCTGATGGATGAGCACGGATTGCGAGAATCCCTGGGCAAAGCCGGGCGGCAGCGTGTGCTGGAGAGCTATGAGATTTCGGCGAGCGCCGACCGGCTGCGGGATGTTTTTGAAAAGAGGCTGGGGGCACATTGA
- a CDS encoding NDP-sugar synthase, whose product MHSLDAKRSLVLLPLGDRPLLQHIVESLVAQGIVTIELIVCHAPEAVEALLGNGDRWGCKFRYHLAAHPERPYRSLKIIPEIRTQPWSLIHAESYPCVGLADAVFEKPTLFYGITDPVRDAPSAAKLEAWKGTAVFAAGAVSDSFANQTIEELQVNLEGLASSSEARVIRVQKWLDASTPASLLETQTMLLGGSLDGIKINGMEREPGIWISRNVVIHPTVELTAPLYVGPNSRLNRGVRLGPNAVIEGECIVDTNTTIEHSLVTAGSYVGEGLELNKVLVDHNLLINARLGTGVDVVESFLLGGLNQPRKQSWLILRAQSVLAVLLILLFLPVSILAAIVFGVLRRLSYVSIQMVQLPSRENEISSRGYSLLCLGADAWSVPRKAGWRTFLRQFLPGLFAVAKGRIGFVGLPPRTPEEIEKLPTDWRVLYLGGSAGLITEAALSLSDPADETQRYLADAYYVVRRSFIYNLKLSLKYFLRLVFPADLTS is encoded by the coding sequence ATGCACAGCCTTGATGCCAAGCGTTCGCTGGTGCTATTGCCGTTAGGGGACCGGCCGCTGCTTCAGCATATTGTCGAAAGCCTGGTGGCCCAGGGGATTGTAACGATAGAGCTTATCGTCTGCCACGCCCCTGAAGCCGTCGAGGCACTGTTGGGCAATGGCGATCGGTGGGGGTGCAAATTTCGGTATCATCTGGCTGCTCACCCTGAGCGCCCGTATCGTTCCCTGAAGATTATTCCTGAGATCCGGACACAGCCCTGGAGCCTTATACATGCTGAGAGTTACCCCTGTGTGGGGCTTGCCGATGCTGTTTTTGAGAAGCCAACGCTTTTTTATGGCATAACGGATCCTGTAAGAGATGCTCCATCCGCTGCCAAGCTGGAAGCATGGAAGGGAACTGCCGTCTTTGCCGCAGGAGCTGTGAGCGACAGCTTTGCAAACCAGACAATTGAGGAACTACAGGTCAATCTTGAGGGCCTTGCATCAAGCTCGGAGGCGAGAGTCATTCGAGTTCAGAAGTGGCTGGACGCCTCCACGCCTGCCTCATTGTTGGAAACACAAACAATGCTGCTGGGAGGCAGCCTCGACGGAATAAAGATCAACGGAATGGAGCGCGAGCCGGGAATCTGGATATCACGTAATGTCGTAATCCATCCTACCGTCGAACTCACGGCCCCTCTTTATGTCGGGCCTAACAGCCGCCTCAATCGAGGGGTAAGGCTCGGGCCGAATGCTGTCATTGAGGGAGAGTGCATCGTAGACACAAACACGACGATCGAACATTCTCTGGTTACTGCGGGGAGCTATGTCGGCGAAGGGCTTGAGCTGAATAAGGTGCTCGTCGACCACAATCTGCTCATCAATGCGCGTCTTGGAACAGGCGTCGATGTTGTCGAAAGCTTTCTTCTTGGGGGGCTGAATCAACCACGCAAACAGAGTTGGTTGATTCTAAGAGCTCAATCCGTTCTTGCGGTTCTGCTGATCCTTCTTTTTTTGCCTGTATCCATCCTGGCAGCCATCGTATTTGGCGTTCTCCGCAGGTTGTCCTATGTTTCGATACAGATGGTCCAATTGCCCTCGAGAGAGAATGAGATATCGTCCCGCGGGTATTCGCTTCTTTGCCTGGGCGCAGATGCGTGGAGTGTTCCCCGAAAAGCTGGCTGGCGTACATTTTTGCGCCAGTTTCTTCCGGGGCTCTTCGCTGTCGCAAAGGGGCGCATCGGCTTTGTGGGGCTCCCGCCGCGCACTCCAGAAGAGATTGAGAAGCTTCCCACAGATTGGCGTGTTTTGTATTTGGGAGGATCTGCCGGGCTGATTACCGAAGCTGCATTGTCGCTCAGTGATCCGGCAGATGAAACGCAGCGCTATCTGGCCGATGCCTACTACGTTGTACGGCGTAGTTTTATATACAATCTCAAGCTCTCGCTAAAATACTTTCTACGTTTAGTTTTTCCAGCAGACCTGACAAGTTGA
- a CDS encoding sugar transferase, which translates to MLSWAFVVNGAKFFKRAMDIVISSIALVAFSPLFFILAAIIRLQDGGPALFWQTRVGLWGREFRFPKFRSMVVDAEKLRSQLVSENQHGDGITFKIKRDPRITWIGGTIRKLSLDELPQLWCVLKGEMSLVGPRPPLPREVARYSVSDRRRLEVKPGLTCIWQVSGRSELSFEQQVRLDTQYIDSHSLFLDILLLIKTIPAILIGRGAY; encoded by the coding sequence ATGCTCAGCTGGGCATTTGTTGTCAACGGTGCCAAGTTTTTCAAGCGCGCAATGGATATTGTCATTTCGTCGATTGCACTTGTCGCGTTCTCTCCGCTGTTCTTTATTCTTGCAGCAATTATTCGCCTCCAAGACGGCGGTCCTGCATTATTCTGGCAGACGCGTGTCGGCCTGTGGGGAAGAGAATTCCGGTTTCCGAAGTTCCGCTCCATGGTTGTTGATGCAGAGAAGCTAAGATCGCAACTGGTATCTGAGAACCAGCATGGCGATGGGATCACGTTCAAGATAAAGCGGGATCCTCGAATTACATGGATAGGTGGGACTATCCGCAAGCTCAGTCTGGATGAACTGCCACAACTGTGGTGCGTATTGAAGGGCGAGATGTCCCTGGTTGGCCCGCGCCCACCCCTTCCTCGGGAGGTGGCCCGCTATTCGGTGAGTGATCGCAGGCGGCTTGAGGTGAAGCCGGGCCTGACATGTATATGGCAGGTTAGTGGCAGGAGCGAGCTATCTTTTGAGCAGCAAGTCAGGTTGGATACTCAGTACATTGACAGCCATAGCCTGTTTCTGGACATACTGCTGCTCATAAAGACAATCCCCGCGATTCTGATAGGCCGGGGGGCCTATTGA